In Solenopsis invicta isolate M01_SB chromosome 1, UNIL_Sinv_3.0, whole genome shotgun sequence, one genomic interval encodes:
- the LOC105205062 gene encoding ankyrin repeat domain-containing protein 12 isoform X2, with amino-acid sequence MRRTPPQNKVDRSGTGQSGSSPRVTLRLNQVRGARDEKKGGGISNSRQGNVSIQGQGSMETSSKVPINVSSTNSNTASNTGNASSSTDSGDVYEFKSSKEPTPVRGASSSPNPNPDKDKDGSSKPSSGQGNQSSGSNTSTIGNSSASASEATMAPLTSSDETSAVSTSSPSAKRVFDGDNTEEQDEENRRKKRKDSENMKDMKNNLTSRQSTGRNVASSGEKCIKSGKQGSGTASGKGSQNLSSSTDRKSPNASSMASSPKPSNISSSINTKTVTTPAPPESDSEEDRSKCSDSAPKVPPLKIVIPQSTASEQEQGNRNGKNVANRSHQLPYVVASSNSNDSTEKEQSQSTSGTTSPTESNVSTKGEDKKDFSGTLHGEERSTHHQRVLRSSHRGTGNGNNGSMAPKETVPSSSNGGYSTSSPLPANTSIDRSNNSSPQQRHHSPTPEIVGSDVNKTTLSESTSTGTVSKCNTAMEKSDKNTDTTGKNQKDGGMENLENISATTSSTMSNTGTPAPAVELHPRKRKMKPSKEAQQAAATAAANEAAEATNTGPEIHPHDQPITNCYQLFLNIRKQIERRRKGLFPVQPKPPQGFKDYLMNRCTYVLASNAKEPNVNPPVGLHTAMKDLYVEQEKERYRLRMQHVVEKEKLVLSVEQEILRVHGRAARALANQSLPFSVCTILKDEEVYNVITPEQEEKDRNARSRYNGRLFLSWLQDVDDKWEKIKEGMLLRHHNEAESLHAVQRMHWEWKLKEVGLCESKTTPQIEDVHVPMVHVSDDFDLLPA; translated from the exons TCGACAGATCGGGAACTGGGCAGTCTGGAAGCTCGCCGAGGGTGACGCTCCGACTTAACCAGGTGCGAGGAGCAAGGGATGAAAAGAAAGGCGGTGGAATTTCAAATTCCCGCCAGGGCAACGTGAGCATACAG GGTCAAGGCTCAATGGAGACTTCATCGAAAGTGCCGATCAACGTGTCGTCGACAAACTCGAATACCGCTTCGAATACCGGCAATGCGTCGTCATCTACCGACAGTGGTGATGTGTACGAGTTCAAAAGCTCGAAGGAGCCAACGCCAGTGAGAGGTGCTAGCTCTTCTCCGAATCCTAATCCGGATAAAGACAAAGATGGTAGCAGCAAACCCTCGAGTGGCCAAGGAAACCAGAGTAGCGGAAGTAATACGTCTACCATTGGCAACTCGTCGGCATCTGCCAGTGAAGCGACAATGGCACCGTTGACTTCCTCCGATGAGACGTCAGCCGTCTCGACGTCCTCGCCATCGGCTAAACGTGTCTTCGACGGAGATAATACGGAGGAGCAAGACGAGGAAAATCGACGAAAGAAACGCAAGGATTCCGAGAACATGAAAGACATGAAAAATAACCTGACGAGTAGGCAAAGTACTGGTAGAAACGTTGCCAGTAGTGGAGAAAAG TGCATTAAATCTGGTAAGCAAGGATCTGGAACAGCATCTGGTAAAGGAAGTCAAAATTTGAGTTCCAGTACAGACAGAAAGAGTCCTAATGCCTCTTCGATGGCCAGTAGCCCAAAACCTTCAAATATTTCTAGTTCGATAAATACGAAGACGGTTACCACTCCGGCGCCACCCGAATCGGACAGTGAGGAGGACCGATCTAAATGTTCTGATTCTGCCCCTAAAGTGCCGCCTTTAAAGATAGTTATTCCACAAAGTACGGCATCAGAACAGGAACAAGGCAATAGAAACggtaaaaatgttgcaaatagaAGTCACCAGTTGCCCTACGTGGTCGCCAGTTCAAATAGTAATGATTCGACCGAGAAAGAGCAAAGTCAGTCCACTAGCGGTACAACTAGTCCGACGGAAAGTAATGTTAGTACAAAAGGAGAAGACAAGAAAGACTTTAGCGGGACTTTGCATGGAGAAGAAAGATCGACGCATCATCAACGTGTATTGAGAAGTTCACACag GGGGACTGGAAATGGTAATAATGGTTCAATGGCACCAAAAGAAACTGTTCCTTCATCAAGTAATGGGGGTTATTCTACTTCGTCACCTTTACCAGCTAATACTAGTATAGATCGTTCGAATAATTCTTCGCCACAACAAAGGCATCACTCACCTACTCCAGAAATAGTCGGATCCGACGTAAATAAGACTACGTTGTCGGAATCCACAAGTACAGGAACTGTTTCTAAATGTAACACAGCCATGGAGAAATCAGACAAAAATACAGACACCACCGGGAAAAATCAAAAGGATGGTGGCATGGAAAATTTGGAGAATATCTCGGCGACCACATCCTCAACGATGTCTAACACCGGTACGCCGGCACCAGCTGTCGAGCTTCATcctagaaagagaaaaatgaaacCTAGTAAGGAAGCACAACAAGCCGCAGCTACGGCTGCTGCTAATGAAGCAGCTGAGGCTACTAATACGGGACCAGAGATTCATCCACACGATCAACCCATTACCAATTGTTatcaattgtttttaaatattagaaaacag ATCGAAAGAAGACGAAAGGGCTTATTTCCCGTTCAACCGAAACCTCCTCAAGGTTTTAAGGATTACTTGATGAACCGTTGTACATACGTCTTGGCTAGCAATGCAAAAGAACCGAATGTTAATCCACCTGTTGGTTTGCACACAGCTATGAAGGATTTATATGTCGAACAAGAAAAAGAACGGTATCGTCTCAGGATGCAACATGTGGttgaaaaagagaaattagTTCTGTCAGTGGAACAAGAGATTCTTAGAGTCCATGGCAGAGCGGCCAGAGCACTCGCTAATCAATCTCTACCTTTTTCTGTTTGTACAATTCTCAAAGACGAAGAGGTGTATAATGTCATTACTCCggaacaagaagaaaaagatagaaatgcAAGAAGTAGATATAATGGTAGATTGTTTTTAAGTTGGCTTCAAGATGTGGACGATAAATGGGAAAAAATTAAG GAAGGTATGCTATTGAGACATCATAATGAAGCAGAGTCTTTGCACGCTGTTCAACGAATGCATTGGGAATGGAAATTGAAGGAAGTAGGACTTTGTGAATCCAAAACGACACCTCAGATAGAAGACGTTCACGTTCCCATGGTGCATGTGTCAGACGATTTTGATTTGTTACCAGCTTAG